Proteins encoded by one window of Megachile rotundata isolate GNS110a chromosome 10, iyMegRotu1, whole genome shotgun sequence:
- the sas gene encoding stranded at second isoform X4, whose amino-acid sequence MRIQERCFLHAVVGLCLLGGVALLSSAQEVEPRTQTTIGSIVEEVPGVEPLRSEKNETVERKSEYPAKDQDSKTTVEPKKKPVDFKIKTDQKYQKAIKDDDSKRGETSEPATTTSMSTAEETTTKSIDLASVTIPFLFRGEPIVTPSNETILRELSMVSSSPSTLENTGSTTEARAMEDTAQFRGRALNISAPEPTNSLHSNITDLSDVSMDDDDKEVEGGEYVALHNETAINISSTLLPMVTVCVEGNHTYSIGEKIVRGCEEKCVCGEGGVAMDCKPLCSSPYVRANRGIEDPLCQEKLVSEEPCCAILVCAADSAPEPEETCVFGNKTVMRGQRVEDGCSRICICEAGGNLKCQARCPPNDTTSATNQHDRCVVLTDPRDSCCTITLCDVTLGDHEIRPETSNDLTVNLTDVKVLNSTAIKLKLSAKNPQDVTVEISDNNHVWRQQKPDREGILSNLEPAHSYYVRVIEGSRTGPALQVFLPAEVVKTNISDKMADKNSCSHMGKTYKMGAEWYDECISFCTCVEGGKTECLTIECPTDFGLDVLDPHCLDWETVPPNFIPKPPHCCPQEVRCRNNGSCNYEGNMYDNWSELPTNVTGCEKRCYCEMGNVSCQAACPPVPALPPATLPCPQYQVALMHLPNDECCLEWGCSHSSSQLPGTNATPAFPGPLATDTFDSKRPTNNSGSTGPSQQPGRGTSKDVVNAHTDTTTTHGLFHYPMDPGHPTVPYNGPYSPDYKPTHPTVEDVFHLSPHTEKPPMIPKEKSKSKADAKKPVEPIAKPHKDDYFPGPLAPDKFPDKSLLPVNANENQPFIPTPLNPNKLPPTQKIAHPTDHPQFIPLNPHHDGPGFANVPQNGFNAPLDNSATGPAYVPSILAADGLDPNVIVPVNPKKKTPSGDAFDADKGKHPGGLATRPKPNPEQEVLPEELYHLINLQHPGLVQLDHNPPEGHPGLYDIHQQISGQKHTPNNQIQPGYFGPSASGPKKPMKPPHVYTQKNENGQTTYHIHTPDIPNTPQQIEELLAHIGQHDPNPGPFQHYPGQPAIPHNVPPAAPAATLHIDAHIPHSGLTHLNHPFAAQTPNQSGMEHNVPSGFPLPGTIPGFPAASSADEVTVQILEALDEHTVRLVFTVPQVLVGLHGRVELRYTNDKTNFDVSTWKSQVFAPPNDLIATPQLEFELGDLKPSTEYKVKITVKLKDLANSPTSKIYSVRTLEKRAEATTLPPQIPIDAELQATEVNSTWVNVMWRTFTEYELQFIDGVQLRYKEQGNKMYAATPLIHRAVQNYVIENLKPSTTYDVGIYFVPFPGQLTELISEKTIRVTTSMEPDPYSFDVKVEIKTIKSTDVEVTWSGVPYPEDKYVNIYRAIYQSDSGKEDTSTFKIAKRDSHPKTVISDLKPGTRYRLWLEVYLTNGRIKKSNVQDFVTKPGILLPGTVSHQGKLASLPLHESDYYGPLVVVAIVASLAILSTLILLMMLMKRRTSSKADISSRKTTSAYDNPSYKTCEDAVNGISNGRNKHSDHEMATINVKETA is encoded by the exons ATGCGTATCCAGGAAAGATGTTTTCTGCACGCGGTCGTAGGACTTTGCCTGTTAGGCGGAGTCGCCCTGTTGTCGTCGGCCCAAGAAGTTGAGCCACGGACACAAACCACCATCG GTAGCATCGTCGAGGAGGTGCCAGGTGTCGAACCGCTTCGCAGCGAAAAGAACGAAACCGTCGAGCGGAAGTCCGAGTACCCTGCTAAAGACCAGGACTCCAAGACAACGGTAGAGCCGAAAAAGAAACCGGTAGATTTCAAGATCAAAACCGATCAGAAGTACCAGAAAGCTATCAAAGACGATGACTCGAAACGAGGAGAAACGAGCGAGCCCGCAACGACTACCTCGATGTCGACAGCGGAAGAGACTACGACAAAGTCGATAGACCTTGCATCCGTTACGATTCCCTTTCTGTTTCGTGGCGAACCTATCGTAACTCCGTCGAACGAAACGATCTTGAGAGAATTGTCGATGGTGAGCAGCTCCCCGTCGACGTTAGAGAACACCGGTAGCACTACAGAAGCTCGGGCAATGGAAGATACCGCTCAGTTTAGAGGTAGAGCCCTCAACATCTCGGCACCGGAACCAACGAACTCCTTGCACTCGAATATCACCGACCTGAGCGACGTTAGCATGGACGACGACGACAAAGAAGTCGAAG GTGGCGAGTACGTAGCTCTTCACAACGAAACTGCCATAAATATCTCTTCGACGCTACTGCCAATGGTGACGGTATGCGTAGAGGGAAATCATACTTATTCGATCGGCGAGAAGATCGTGAGGGGCTGCGAGGAAAAATGCGTGTGCGGCGAGGGCGGCGTGGCAATGGATTGCAAACCACTTTGCAGTTCGCCATATGTCAGGGCAAATAGAGGAATCGAGGACCCGTTGTGCCAAGAAAAGCTGGTCAGCGAAGAACCGTGCTGCGCGATTTTGGTCTGCGCTGCTGATTCGG CACCCGAACCGGAGGAAACTTGCGTGTTCGGGAACAAAACAGTGATGAGAGGCCAACGCGTAGAGGATGGCTGTTCGAGAATCTGCATCTGCGAAGCCGGCGGTAACCTAAAGTGTCAAGCGAGGTGTCCACCGAACGACACGACCTCCGCGACCAATCAGCACGACCGTTGCGTTGTCCTCACCGATCCAAG AGACTCTTGCTGCACGATCACCCTCTGCGACGTCACTCTAGGTGACCACGAGATTAGGCCGGAAACCTCGAACGACCTGACCGTGAACCTTACCGACGTGAAGGTCCTCAATTCGACGGCGATCAAGCTAAAGTTGTCCGCGAAGAATCCTCAAGACGTCACCGTAGAAATATCCGACAACAATCACGTGTGGAGGCAGCAGAAACCCGACAGAG AGGGTATCTTGTCGAATTTGGAACCCGCCCACTCGTACTATGTGCGAGTGATCGAAGGAAGTCGAACAGGCCCGGCCCTGCAGGTCTTTCTTCCCGCGGAAGTGGTCAAGACGAACATCTCGGACAAAATGGCAGACAAAAATTCCTGCAGCCACATGGGGAAAACGTACAAGATGGGAGCCGAATGGTACGACGAATGCATTTCTTTCTGCACCTGCGTAGAGGGTGGCAAGACGGAGTGCTTGACCATCGAGTGCCCCACGGATTTTGGACTGGACGTTTTGGACCCCCACTGCTTGGACTGGGAAACTGTACCTCCTAATTTCATCCCAAAACCCCCACACTGTTGTCCTCAG GAAGTGCGATGTAGAAATAATGGGTCTTGCAATTACGAGGGCAACATGTACGACAACTGGAGCGAGTTGCCCACGAACGTGACCGGATGCGAGAAACGATGTTACTGCGAGATGGGAAATGTATCCTGTCAGGCTGCTTGTCCACCGGTCCCAGCATTGCCACCTGCGACTCTGCCTTGTCCTCAGTACCAGGTTGCCTTGATGCATTTGCCTAATGACGAGTGCTGTCTGGAATGGGGTTGCAGTCATTCGTCCAGTCAGCTACCAG GAACGAACGCGACGCCCGCGTTCCCGGGCCCCTTAGCCACAGACACGTTCGATAGCAAAAGACCGACTAACAACTCGGGATCGACCGGGCCCAGCCAGCAACCGGGACGTGGGACTTCGAAAGACGTTGTTAACGCGCACACAGACACCACCACCACCCACGGACTCTTCCATTACCCCATGGACCCTGGACACCCCACGGTACCGTACAACGGACCGTACAGTCCCGACTACAAACCCACTCATCCCACCGTAGAGGATGTGTTCCACTTGTCTCCCCACACTGAGAAACCTCCGATGATCCCGAAAGAGAAGTCCAAGTCGAAAGCGGACGCCAAGAAACCGGTCGAGCCTATCGCGAAACCGCACAAAGACGACTACTTTCCTGGACCGTTGGCGCCGGATAAATTCCCCGACAAAAGCCTACTTCCCGTCAACGCGAACGAGAATCAGCCGTTCATACCGACTCCCTTGAATCCTAACAAGCTACCGCCCACTCAGAAAATCGCTCACCCGACGGATCATCCGCAATTCATTCCGCTGAATCCACACCACGATGGACCAGGATTCGCGAACGTTCCTCAAAACGGTTTTAACGCGCCGCTCGACAATTCCGCGACAGGCCCCGCTTATGTCCCTTCCATACTAGCCGCGGATGGTCTCGATCCTAACGTGATCGTTCCCGTGAATCCTAAGAAGAAAACTCCCTCGGGCGACGCGTTCGACGCGGACAAGGGTAAACATCCGGGAGGATTGGCCACTAGACCGAAACCGAATCCCGAACAAGAGGTACTTCCCGAAGAATTGTATCATCTTATTAATCTGCAACACCCAGGGTTGGTACAACTGGACCATAATCCACCCGAAGGCCACCCAGGCTTGTACGATATCCATCAACAGATATCGGGTCAGAAACACACGCCCAACAATCAAATTCAACCAGGGTACTTTGGTCCGTCGGCCAGTGGTCCGAAGAAGCCCATGAAGCCTCCTCACGTTTACACGCAAAAGAACGAAAACGGCCAGACGACGTATCACATTCACACGCCAGACATACCGAACACGCCACAGCAGATCGAGGAACTGTTAGCACACATCGGCCAACACGATCCTAATCCTGGACCGTTCCAACACTATCCCGGCCAACCGGCCATACCCCATAACGTGCCACCGGCTGCTCCGGCCGCTACTCTTCACATTGACGCTCACATACCGCATTCAGGACTCACGCACTTGAACCATCCGTTCGCAGCACAAACGCCCAACCAGTCAG GCATGGAACATAACGTACCATCAGGTTTCCCGTTGCCTGGTACCATCCCAGGATTCCCTGCTGCTTCTTCCGCGGACGAAGTCACCGTACAGATCCTCGAAGCCCTGGATGAGCACACCGTTCGTCTGGTTTTCACCGTTCCACAAGTTTTGGTCGGGCTTCATGGCCGTGTCGAGCTGCGATACACCAACGATAAAAC AAACTTTGACGTCTCCACCTGGAAGTCCCAAGTATTCGCTCCTCCGAATGACCTGATCGCGACCCCACAGCTAGAGTTCGAATTAGGCGATCTGAAGCCATCCACCGAGTACAAGGTGAAGATCACGGTCAAGTTAAAGGATCTGGCCAACAGTCCTACCAGCAAGATCTACAGCGTGAGGACATTGGAGAAGAGAGCCGAGGCGACCACGCTACCACCTCAGATACCGATCGACGCTGAACTTCAAGCAACAGAGGTCAATTCTACCTGGGTCAACGTAATGTGGAGGACGTTTACCGAATACGAGTTGCAGTTCATCGACGGTGTTCAGCTAAGGTACAAGGAGCAAGGAAACAAGATGTACGCTGCCACACCGTTGATCCACAGGGCGGTTCAGAATTACGTgatcgaaaatttgaaaccgTCGACCACTTACGATGTTGGTATTTACTTCGTGCCATTCCCGGGGCAATTGACGGAACTAATCAGCGAGAAGACG ATTCGCGTGACCACGTCGATGGAACCAGACCCGTATTCGTTCGACGTCAAGGTAGAAATTAAGACGATCAAATCAACGGATGTGGAGGTGACGTGGAGCGGAGTGCCTTACCCAGAAGACAAATACGTGAACATCTATAGGGCGATCTATCAAAGCGACAGCGGTAAAGAGGATACGAGTACGTTCAAGATCGCCAAGAGAGATTCCCACCCGAAGACCGTGATCAGCGACCTGAAACCGGGCACCAGGTATCGTCTGTGGCTCGAGGTTTACTTGACCAACGGAAGGATCAAGAAAAGTAACGTACAGGACTTTGTTACCAAGCCTGGCATACTCCTACCTGGTACGGTCTCTCATCAAG GAAAGCTTGCGTCGCTCCCCCTTCACGAAAGTGATTATTATGGGCCCTTGGTAGTAGTGGCCATTGTCGCATCTCTAGCGATCTTGTCGACTCTAATTCTTTTGATGATGCTAATGAAAAGAAGAACTAGCAGTAAGGCTGACATATCCTCCCGTAAAACCACGTCGGCGTACGACAATCCTTCCTACAAG ACCTGTGAGGACGCTGTGAACGGAATATCGAACGGTAGGAACAAACATTCTGATCACGAGATGGCCACCATCAACGTTAAAGAGACCGCTTga
- the sas gene encoding stranded at second isoform X5 produces MRIQERCFLHAVVGLCLLGGVALLSSAQEVEPRTQTTIGSIVEEVPGVEPLRSEKNETVERKSEYPAKDQDSKTTVEPKKKPVDFKIKTDQKYQKAIKDDDSKRGETSEPATTTSMSTAEETTTKSIDLASVTIPFLFRGEPIVTPSNETILRELSMVSSSPSTLENTGSTTEARAMEDTAQFRGRALNISAPEPTNSLHSNITDLSDVSMDDDDKEVEGGEYVALHNETAINISSTLLPMVTVCVEGNHTYSIGEKIVRGCEEKCVCGEGGVAMDCKPLCSSPYVRANRGIEDPLCQEKLVSEEPCCAILVCAADSAPEPEETCVFGNKTVMRGQRVEDGCSRICICEAGGNLKCQARCPPNDTTSATNQHDRCVVLTDPRDSCCTITLCDVTLGDHEIRPETSNDLTVNLTDVKVLNSTAIKLKLSAKNPQDVTVEISDNNHVWRQQKPDREGILSNLEPAHSYYVRVIEGSRTGPALQVFLPAEVVKTNISDKMADKNSCSHMGKTYKMGAEWYDECISFCTCVEGGKTECLTIECPTDFGLDVLDPHCLDWETVPPNFIPKPPHCCPQEVRCRNNGSCNYEGNMYDNWSELPTNVTGCEKRCYCEMGNVSCQAACPPVPALPPATLPCPQYQVALMHLPNDECCLEWGCSHSSSQLPGTNATPAFPGPLATDTFDSKRPTNNSGSTGPSQQPGRGTSKDVVNAHTDTTTTHGLFHYPMDPGHPTVPYNGPYSPDYKPTHPTVEDVFHLSPHTEKPPMIPKEKSKSKADAKKPVEPIAKPHKDDYFPGPLAPDKFPDKSLLPVNANENQPFIPTPLNPNKLPPTQKIAHPTDHPQFIPLNPHHDGPGFANVPQNGFNAPLDNSATGPAYVPSILAADGLDPNVIVPVNPKKKTPSGDAFDADKGKHPGGLATRPKPNPEQEVLPEELYHLINLQHPGLVQLDHNPPEGHPGLYDIHQQISGQKHTPNNQIQPGYFGPSASGPKKPMKPPHVYTQKNENGQTTYHIHTPDIPNTPQQIEELLAHIGQHDPNPGPFQHYPGQPAIPHNVPPAAPAATLHIDAHIPHSGLTHLNHPFAAQTPNQSGSSLFGMEHNVPSGFPLPGTIPGFPAASSADEVTVQILEALDEHTVRLVFTVPQVLVGLHGRVELRYTNDKTNFDVSTWKSQVFAPPNDLIATPQLEFELGDLKPSTEYKVKITVKLKDLANSPTSKIYSVRTLEKRAEATTLPPQIPIDAELQATEVNSTWVNVMWRTFTEYELQFIDGVQLRYKEQGNKMYAATPLIHRAVQNYVIENLKPSTTYDVGIYFVPFPGQLTELISEKTIRVTTSMEPDPYSFDVKVEIKTIKSTDVEVTWSGVPYPEDKYVNIYRAIYQSDSGKEDTSTFKIAKRDSHPKTVISDLKPGTRYRLWLEVYLTNGRIKKSNVQDFVTKPGILLPGTVSHQAGKLASLPLHESDYYGPLVVVAIVASLAILSTLILLMMLMKRRTSSKADISSRKTTSAYDNPSYKVELQQETMDL; encoded by the exons ATGCGTATCCAGGAAAGATGTTTTCTGCACGCGGTCGTAGGACTTTGCCTGTTAGGCGGAGTCGCCCTGTTGTCGTCGGCCCAAGAAGTTGAGCCACGGACACAAACCACCATCG GTAGCATCGTCGAGGAGGTGCCAGGTGTCGAACCGCTTCGCAGCGAAAAGAACGAAACCGTCGAGCGGAAGTCCGAGTACCCTGCTAAAGACCAGGACTCCAAGACAACGGTAGAGCCGAAAAAGAAACCGGTAGATTTCAAGATCAAAACCGATCAGAAGTACCAGAAAGCTATCAAAGACGATGACTCGAAACGAGGAGAAACGAGCGAGCCCGCAACGACTACCTCGATGTCGACAGCGGAAGAGACTACGACAAAGTCGATAGACCTTGCATCCGTTACGATTCCCTTTCTGTTTCGTGGCGAACCTATCGTAACTCCGTCGAACGAAACGATCTTGAGAGAATTGTCGATGGTGAGCAGCTCCCCGTCGACGTTAGAGAACACCGGTAGCACTACAGAAGCTCGGGCAATGGAAGATACCGCTCAGTTTAGAGGTAGAGCCCTCAACATCTCGGCACCGGAACCAACGAACTCCTTGCACTCGAATATCACCGACCTGAGCGACGTTAGCATGGACGACGACGACAAAGAAGTCGAAG GTGGCGAGTACGTAGCTCTTCACAACGAAACTGCCATAAATATCTCTTCGACGCTACTGCCAATGGTGACGGTATGCGTAGAGGGAAATCATACTTATTCGATCGGCGAGAAGATCGTGAGGGGCTGCGAGGAAAAATGCGTGTGCGGCGAGGGCGGCGTGGCAATGGATTGCAAACCACTTTGCAGTTCGCCATATGTCAGGGCAAATAGAGGAATCGAGGACCCGTTGTGCCAAGAAAAGCTGGTCAGCGAAGAACCGTGCTGCGCGATTTTGGTCTGCGCTGCTGATTCGG CACCCGAACCGGAGGAAACTTGCGTGTTCGGGAACAAAACAGTGATGAGAGGCCAACGCGTAGAGGATGGCTGTTCGAGAATCTGCATCTGCGAAGCCGGCGGTAACCTAAAGTGTCAAGCGAGGTGTCCACCGAACGACACGACCTCCGCGACCAATCAGCACGACCGTTGCGTTGTCCTCACCGATCCAAG AGACTCTTGCTGCACGATCACCCTCTGCGACGTCACTCTAGGTGACCACGAGATTAGGCCGGAAACCTCGAACGACCTGACCGTGAACCTTACCGACGTGAAGGTCCTCAATTCGACGGCGATCAAGCTAAAGTTGTCCGCGAAGAATCCTCAAGACGTCACCGTAGAAATATCCGACAACAATCACGTGTGGAGGCAGCAGAAACCCGACAGAG AGGGTATCTTGTCGAATTTGGAACCCGCCCACTCGTACTATGTGCGAGTGATCGAAGGAAGTCGAACAGGCCCGGCCCTGCAGGTCTTTCTTCCCGCGGAAGTGGTCAAGACGAACATCTCGGACAAAATGGCAGACAAAAATTCCTGCAGCCACATGGGGAAAACGTACAAGATGGGAGCCGAATGGTACGACGAATGCATTTCTTTCTGCACCTGCGTAGAGGGTGGCAAGACGGAGTGCTTGACCATCGAGTGCCCCACGGATTTTGGACTGGACGTTTTGGACCCCCACTGCTTGGACTGGGAAACTGTACCTCCTAATTTCATCCCAAAACCCCCACACTGTTGTCCTCAG GAAGTGCGATGTAGAAATAATGGGTCTTGCAATTACGAGGGCAACATGTACGACAACTGGAGCGAGTTGCCCACGAACGTGACCGGATGCGAGAAACGATGTTACTGCGAGATGGGAAATGTATCCTGTCAGGCTGCTTGTCCACCGGTCCCAGCATTGCCACCTGCGACTCTGCCTTGTCCTCAGTACCAGGTTGCCTTGATGCATTTGCCTAATGACGAGTGCTGTCTGGAATGGGGTTGCAGTCATTCGTCCAGTCAGCTACCAG GAACGAACGCGACGCCCGCGTTCCCGGGCCCCTTAGCCACAGACACGTTCGATAGCAAAAGACCGACTAACAACTCGGGATCGACCGGGCCCAGCCAGCAACCGGGACGTGGGACTTCGAAAGACGTTGTTAACGCGCACACAGACACCACCACCACCCACGGACTCTTCCATTACCCCATGGACCCTGGACACCCCACGGTACCGTACAACGGACCGTACAGTCCCGACTACAAACCCACTCATCCCACCGTAGAGGATGTGTTCCACTTGTCTCCCCACACTGAGAAACCTCCGATGATCCCGAAAGAGAAGTCCAAGTCGAAAGCGGACGCCAAGAAACCGGTCGAGCCTATCGCGAAACCGCACAAAGACGACTACTTTCCTGGACCGTTGGCGCCGGATAAATTCCCCGACAAAAGCCTACTTCCCGTCAACGCGAACGAGAATCAGCCGTTCATACCGACTCCCTTGAATCCTAACAAGCTACCGCCCACTCAGAAAATCGCTCACCCGACGGATCATCCGCAATTCATTCCGCTGAATCCACACCACGATGGACCAGGATTCGCGAACGTTCCTCAAAACGGTTTTAACGCGCCGCTCGACAATTCCGCGACAGGCCCCGCTTATGTCCCTTCCATACTAGCCGCGGATGGTCTCGATCCTAACGTGATCGTTCCCGTGAATCCTAAGAAGAAAACTCCCTCGGGCGACGCGTTCGACGCGGACAAGGGTAAACATCCGGGAGGATTGGCCACTAGACCGAAACCGAATCCCGAACAAGAGGTACTTCCCGAAGAATTGTATCATCTTATTAATCTGCAACACCCAGGGTTGGTACAACTGGACCATAATCCACCCGAAGGCCACCCAGGCTTGTACGATATCCATCAACAGATATCGGGTCAGAAACACACGCCCAACAATCAAATTCAACCAGGGTACTTTGGTCCGTCGGCCAGTGGTCCGAAGAAGCCCATGAAGCCTCCTCACGTTTACACGCAAAAGAACGAAAACGGCCAGACGACGTATCACATTCACACGCCAGACATACCGAACACGCCACAGCAGATCGAGGAACTGTTAGCACACATCGGCCAACACGATCCTAATCCTGGACCGTTCCAACACTATCCCGGCCAACCGGCCATACCCCATAACGTGCCACCGGCTGCTCCGGCCGCTACTCTTCACATTGACGCTCACATACCGCATTCAGGACTCACGCACTTGAACCATCCGTTCGCAGCACAAACGCCCAACCAGTCAGGTTCGTCCCTGTTCG GCATGGAACATAACGTACCATCAGGTTTCCCGTTGCCTGGTACCATCCCAGGATTCCCTGCTGCTTCTTCCGCGGACGAAGTCACCGTACAGATCCTCGAAGCCCTGGATGAGCACACCGTTCGTCTGGTTTTCACCGTTCCACAAGTTTTGGTCGGGCTTCATGGCCGTGTCGAGCTGCGATACACCAACGATAAAAC AAACTTTGACGTCTCCACCTGGAAGTCCCAAGTATTCGCTCCTCCGAATGACCTGATCGCGACCCCACAGCTAGAGTTCGAATTAGGCGATCTGAAGCCATCCACCGAGTACAAGGTGAAGATCACGGTCAAGTTAAAGGATCTGGCCAACAGTCCTACCAGCAAGATCTACAGCGTGAGGACATTGGAGAAGAGAGCCGAGGCGACCACGCTACCACCTCAGATACCGATCGACGCTGAACTTCAAGCAACAGAGGTCAATTCTACCTGGGTCAACGTAATGTGGAGGACGTTTACCGAATACGAGTTGCAGTTCATCGACGGTGTTCAGCTAAGGTACAAGGAGCAAGGAAACAAGATGTACGCTGCCACACCGTTGATCCACAGGGCGGTTCAGAATTACGTgatcgaaaatttgaaaccgTCGACCACTTACGATGTTGGTATTTACTTCGTGCCATTCCCGGGGCAATTGACGGAACTAATCAGCGAGAAGACG ATTCGCGTGACCACGTCGATGGAACCAGACCCGTATTCGTTCGACGTCAAGGTAGAAATTAAGACGATCAAATCAACGGATGTGGAGGTGACGTGGAGCGGAGTGCCTTACCCAGAAGACAAATACGTGAACATCTATAGGGCGATCTATCAAAGCGACAGCGGTAAAGAGGATACGAGTACGTTCAAGATCGCCAAGAGAGATTCCCACCCGAAGACCGTGATCAGCGACCTGAAACCGGGCACCAGGTATCGTCTGTGGCTCGAGGTTTACTTGACCAACGGAAGGATCAAGAAAAGTAACGTACAGGACTTTGTTACCAAGCCTGGCATACTCCTACCTGGTACGGTCTCTCATCAAG CAGGAAAGCTTGCGTCGCTCCCCCTTCACGAAAGTGATTATTATGGGCCCTTGGTAGTAGTGGCCATTGTCGCATCTCTAGCGATCTTGTCGACTCTAATTCTTTTGATGATGCTAATGAAAAGAAGAACTAGCAGTAAGGCTGACATATCCTCCCGTAAAACCACGTCGGCGTACGACAATCCTTCCTACAAGGTAGAATTACAACAAGAGACTATGG ACCTGTGA